The Streptomyces sp. NBC_00597 DNA segment CCGTGGCGCGGGCGGTCTGGATCCCGCCGAGGTCGGTGATCCATTCCTTGCGCCAGCCGAGGTCAATGAGCAGTTCAAGGACGGTCCGCTTGGCCTCCGGTTCCTCGCCGGAGAGGAAGGCGGTTGGCGTCTGGGTGAGCGTGGCCGGGGCGGTCATCACCGGGAAGAGCATGGTGTTGAGCGTCTTGACGACGTGCGTTTCGGGGAGCGCTGCCTGGAGTTGCTCGGCGAGGCTTGAACCGGGGTAGATCAGGGCGGCGGGCAGTCCGTCCGGTCCGTCGACGGTGGCGTTGGAGACGTCCACGAGGATCTTGCCGTGCAGCTCTTCGCGCAGGGCGGCGAGACGTTCCAGGGAGCCGGCGCCCGGGGTGGCGTTGATGACGATCCGGGCCGCCCGGGCGGCATCGGCGGCGGCGCCCGGCGCGCGGTCCGCGACGGTCACCTCGTGCCCTACCAGGGTGAGGGCTTTCGCCAGGTTGCCGCCGACGCGGCCGTTTCCGAGAACTGCGATCGTGGTCATGATGTTCTGGTCCTTGCGTGGGTGCGGGTTGTGGTGTGCGGGGTCAGCGGGAGAGCGTGGCGACGGCTTCGGCGTGGACGCCGGGCGCGGCGGCCAGGAAGCTCTCGCTCTGCGGGGTCCAGGGGCGGCCCTCGGCGTCGGAGATCTGTCCGCCGGCCTCGGTGACGAGCAGCGCGCCGGGCAGCAGGTCCGCTCGGGCGCCGGCGAACTGCCAGAAGGCGTCGATGCGGCCGGCGGCCACGTTCGTGAGGTGCAGGGTCGCGGGCACGGCGGTGCGGACGACGAGCGCGTCGAAGAGCATCGCGGTGATCGAGGAGCCGACGCGCCGTACGACCCTCTCGTCCTCGTCCGGCCGGGCCTGGCTGGTGGCCACGATGCTCAGGCCGAGGTCCGCGGTCGGGGAGACGCGCAGCGGCCGGCCGTCGAGGTGGGCGCCGGCGCCGGTGAGCGCGGTGTAGGTCTCGCCGGTCAGCGGCAGGTGGACCGCGGTGAGCACCGGCTGGTTCTCACGCACGAGGGTGGCGGTCACCGCCCACTCCGGCAGGGCGTGCAGGTGGTTGACGTTGCCTTCGGCCGGATCCACGACCCACCACTCGCCGGGCGGCAGCGCCCCGCCGTCCAGTTCGTCCTCCACCCAGCCGGCCTCCGGGCGCAGGCTCGTGAGGCGGGGGCGCAGGATGTCCAGGGCCGTGTCGTCGTTGACGGCGAGCGCACGCATCAGCTCGTCACGGGTCTCGTAACGGACCACATCGCCGAAACGCTCGCGCAGCGCCGCACCGGCGGCGCGCACGGCGGTCGCG contains these protein-coding regions:
- a CDS encoding NAD(P)-binding domain-containing protein produces the protein MTTIAVLGNGRVGGNLAKALTLVGHEVTVADRAPGAAADAARAARIVINATPGAGSLERLAALREELHGKILVDVSNATVDGPDGLPAALIYPGSSLAEQLQAALPETHVVKTLNTMLFPVMTAPATLTQTPTAFLSGEEPEAKRTVLELLIDLGWRKEWITDLGGIQTARATEAAILFVPHVIRSIGFTPFAISIAR
- a CDS encoding 3'(2'),5'-bisphosphate nucleotidase CysQ, with amino-acid sequence MSETLQTTDVVTSDADLLDRTATAVRAAGAALRERFGDVVRYETRDELMRALAVNDDTALDILRPRLTSLRPEAGWVEDELDGGALPPGEWWVVDPAEGNVNHLHALPEWAVTATLVRENQPVLTAVHLPLTGETYTALTGAGAHLDGRPLRVSPTADLGLSIVATSQARPDEDERVVRRVGSSITAMLFDALVVRTAVPATLHLTNVAAGRIDAFWQFAGARADLLPGALLVTEAGGQISDAEGRPWTPQSESFLAAAPGVHAEAVATLSR